The following are from one region of the Microbacterium sp. cx-55 genome:
- a CDS encoding DUF3105 domain-containing protein, with amino-acid sequence MSTTPDKRRSGNPAEQAKIALTAKQEREQRRQEKLAEYQRQVARRKRGKLVWWIVGSTAALLVVAVVVASIVFTPRPVTYGAQDSTGAVIDGVETFENVTTHVEGTVDYDQSPPAGGPHAPIWLNCGVYNQPVPNENAVHSMEHGAVWVTYDASRVGADEVAALRAQLPSSYALLTPYEGLDSPIVLSAWNAQLKVDSAEDSRIPEFFEEYWRSQNAPEPNAVCSGGVDAEGRQ; translated from the coding sequence ATGAGCACGACGCCCGACAAGCGCCGGAGCGGAAACCCCGCCGAACAAGCCAAGATCGCCCTGACTGCAAAGCAGGAGCGTGAACAACGTCGGCAGGAGAAGCTCGCCGAGTACCAGCGCCAGGTCGCGCGCCGCAAGCGCGGAAAGCTTGTCTGGTGGATCGTCGGCTCCACGGCCGCGCTGCTGGTCGTCGCGGTCGTCGTCGCCTCGATCGTGTTCACCCCGCGGCCCGTCACGTACGGAGCACAGGACTCCACCGGTGCCGTCATCGACGGCGTCGAGACGTTCGAGAACGTCACCACGCACGTCGAGGGCACGGTCGATTACGACCAATCGCCTCCCGCCGGCGGCCCGCACGCGCCCATCTGGCTGAACTGCGGTGTCTACAACCAGCCCGTTCCCAACGAGAACGCCGTGCACTCGATGGAGCACGGCGCCGTCTGGGTGACGTACGACGCATCGCGCGTGGGCGCAGACGAGGTCGCCGCGCTCCGCGCCCAGCTCCCCTCGAGCTACGCGCTGCTCACGCCCTACGAGGGCCTGGACTCCCCCATCGTCCTCAGCGCGTGGAACGCGCAGCTGAAGGTCGACTCCGCCGAAGACAGCCGCATCCCCGAGTTCTTCGAAGAGTACTGGCGCAGCCAGAACGCTCCCGAGCCGAACGCCGTCTGCAGCGGCGGCGTCGACGCAGAAGGACGGCAGTGA
- a CDS encoding DUF305 domain-containing protein, giving the protein MTTDAVRPRRWPIIVLAVVGVAALAFAIGRFSLFSNGPAVPNAADIGFARDMQVHHDQAVQMAMSIYRVTEDDDIRALSYDIATGQAAQRGEMFDWLVQWNVPQSGDLMSWMADSDEHAHSAGSAATEDELRAQMGMATDAELAALDSATGTPADCMFLGLMIRHHQGALEMTDAVADLGSIPRVLQVAETMATNQGAEIGAMQSIQNRLGCAG; this is encoded by the coding sequence ATGACGACCGACGCCGTCCGCCCTCGACGCTGGCCGATCATCGTGCTGGCCGTCGTGGGCGTGGCGGCGCTCGCGTTCGCCATCGGACGGTTCTCGCTCTTCTCGAACGGTCCTGCCGTGCCGAACGCGGCCGACATCGGTTTCGCCCGCGACATGCAGGTGCACCACGATCAAGCCGTGCAGATGGCCATGTCGATCTACCGCGTGACCGAGGACGACGACATCCGCGCTCTGTCCTACGACATCGCGACCGGGCAGGCCGCTCAGCGCGGCGAGATGTTCGATTGGCTCGTGCAGTGGAACGTGCCGCAGTCCGGCGATCTGATGTCGTGGATGGCGGACTCCGACGAGCACGCCCACTCGGCCGGGTCCGCGGCGACCGAGGACGAGCTCCGTGCGCAGATGGGCATGGCGACGGATGCCGAACTCGCCGCGCTCGATTCCGCCACCGGCACCCCCGCCGACTGCATGTTCCTCGGCCTGATGATCCGCCACCACCAGGGCGCACTCGAGATGACGGATGCGGTCGCCGATCTCGGCAGCATCCCGCGGGTGCTACAGGTCGCCGAGACCATGGCCACGAACCAGGGCGCGGAGATCGGCGCGATGCAGTCCATCCAGAACCGATTGGGCTGCGCGGGCTGA